The proteins below are encoded in one region of Toxoplasma gondii ME49 chromosome IV, whole genome shotgun sequence:
- a CDS encoding hypothetical protein (encoded by transcript TGME49_319320), whose protein sequence is MKPAPTHGSHIATRKAEGKPRSNGFRSGRRARRNTQSEADSAASLIFASPPSHFSCFAVPPAEFPLPSHFSPFLPSLPSKLGCLSHPSMCAAPPPPGRNDPTWCFFPGYAPQSLTLFAGPGAPSLAQRSVTRATGPRQAEAVHSFSRCGSKTEAQAGEPASCLRSSSGTCEAMSEGGVSVSLDLARDRELAQIADACEVLGRQERHLSRAAFRSDTAPKHLNRRWGRHSEGYRDGVPSACGARLLFNADEAPDPFQPEGSRGYGERRQAGHSPTCFPPYSVRGGEKRETMHCVVASRGAPEHGKRQHRATSVPGDGRSSSLEERLVTIPVGPTLEVAKSGDAEHSPHLFVSEEIKRNSSSSSSSGVSPHRMCSSHPSDPSPVDVTLALESIARRARSCPSSPVSLKLSALFISTASSLSPTATQRPSSSSQCSPPPSSSSLSTEGADGDEAFRPLRLQSRSGSPPVAPEEGSWHYRRCPNPVSWLSRQINSTLRVSRVSELDKSQRKEGHSLSPHASFPRSGSSTSRPAKAKVNGCESPKQPVARFTKNWVVPPSLFCKTSCSLSAEGLCPPCCSVASSASGCLDSSVAIPFSLSSSVGASQSTAVGRLVVSSLLAEGAPRTRGNGMQQESETGNPGGSADGLSSPSEIISDSPRSPSEHDTNAHFFRHESHFPSLFLEAKSGPRAEPSVPIEDGSQCGTEKECRQLGFLDLPGRMNPDSPCVCAACGSRPFSNFKRNEAQASDREQTGRKDAKQLEQEVRRDSAHCAKQEGTNGARATVLKRTPPRLCCSLTNSVPAQAYAGDVFTHEQMENVDLAFKTSHESAGASPCVWQQRENEAENTRRRPSLVYPSQRPLAETKGEGKCLPSLSNAQKKRDTLDNPVRNSEEKAERENEEREKVSGIDSAEWVLERNSFTHGREEAHKREGRHWKEEGQRQEKGRRKCPDFLSRGSERYRDEEKEGNSVSSRRFLPGRLRPKTKWKAFSSSSPRPALSSLPSAGPFLPSALPPYSCLLPFSHPSFCPSARVSPCSPSGVSSPLHQSASREGVRDVGCQFFLSVTLPLPCTLLPEDVAASVERVERKEDRTGEDGVSKHVATPDLPSLATFVAGEPSSFLRTQGQREQEGPAEDAGTDTEQSGKFLGEIGRAQEKQVEEQSQEEGEGERGAGECEAEKEQKHERRKEWSGTTGETRDEREPPRGRRNPKNREEQGNASAFSCPRLQQNGAVVMVQALYDLSQEHLLLPAYHVYDKSGVFQGLLPFAAFMKTQSRSCFNSMPGANGHMKQERANQEGREKSAGRHPKNKAPGPADQCSDSIEVPPKDRRRQERASFTGIGTECRVSRSGRKKRIAEQNEREESNEAFFQQTIVTPLPVLSLRQLESLHSAVARMYGSEASNKGLLCAPRKQLLSYSSPLLCSSPSISSPGPVCSPRGCSARMSSAYAAPFQWPLLSCTSSDSYSSPRFSCSSSPPDSASVAAGHFRVRLGAGENGGGGLQLVGRQEVVAAVRGGTGECTKKDRHEAEERRRFDGETVEVEKDAQRPVGSGRMRKRRRRRKESRAGECADSAENARACTEGQSEKAEKDAEESNGPPHPKRAELKALRGVFAALCYMASALRHEPEKDEKCKSDSASPSLLDSTQSTSTISGPIENIA, encoded by the exons ATGAAGCCGGCGCCCACGCACGGTTCCCACATtgcgacgaggaaggcggaaggCAAGCCAAGGAGCAACGGATTTAGGTCTGGTCGCAGAGCGAGGCGGAACACACAGTCCGAGGCGGACTCTGCAGCATCGCTTATTtttgcttcgcctccctctcaTTTCTCGTGTTTCGCTGTTCCTCCCGCAGAGTTCCCGCTCCCCAGCcacttctcgccttttctcccttctctcccgtcaaAACTCGGGTGTCTGTCCCACCCCTCTATGTGCGCTGctccgcctcctccaggTCGCAACGACCCCACTTGGTGTTTCTTCCCAGGCTATGCGCCGCAGTCTCTGACGCTGTTTGCAGGGCCTGGCGCTCCCAGTCTCGCTCAGCGTTCCGTGACTCGAGCGACGGGACCTCGGCAGGCGGAGGCAGTGCACAGCTTCAGTCGATGCGGCTCGAAGACAGAGGCTCAGGCGGGAGAACCAGCCTcttgtctccgttcctcctctGGGACATGTGAGGCGATGTCAGAAGGTGgggtttctgtgtctcttgaTCTCGCACGGGATCGGGAGCTCGCGCAAATTGCCGACGCGTGCGAGGTTCTGGGCAGGCAAGAAAGGCATCTGTCTAGGGCGGCATTCCGCAGCGACACGGCACCTAAGCACTTGAACAGGAGATGGGGAAGGCACAGCGAGGGATACAGAGACGGGGTCCCATCTGCGTGTGGCGCTCGTCTACTCTTcaacgcagacgaagcgcCGGACCCCTTCCAGCCTGAGGGCTCTAGAGGCTACGGAGAGCGGCGACAAGCTGGACACAGTCCAACCTGCTTCCCTCCTTACTCTGtgagagggggagagaagcgagagaccaTGCATTGCGTAGTAGCGAGCCGTGGAGCTCCGGAACACGGTAAACGTCAGCACCG CGCGACCTCTGTTCcgggagacggaagaagcagcagcctAGAGGAACGCCTTGTTACCATTCCTGTCGGCCCGACGCTGGAAGTTGCGAAGTCAGGGGACGCGGAACATTCCCCACATTTGTTCGTCTCAGAAGAAATCAAGCGgaactcttcttcctcttcttcttcaggagTCTCTCCTCATCGTATGTGTTCTTCCCATCCATCTGATCCAAGCCCTGTTGATGTGACTCTTGCTCTCGAAAGTATTGCTCGGCGTGCACGGTCgtgtccgtcttctcctgtttctctcaaGTTGTCTGCTCTGTTTATTTCCACTGcgtcgtctttgtctcctaCGGCAACGCaacgtccttcttcctcttctcagtGTTCCCCTCCgccctcgtcgtcttcgctgtccaCGGAAGGTGCAGACGGGGACGAGGCCTTTCGCCCGCTCCGCCTTCAGTCTCGCTCGGGGTCGCCGCCAGTTGCGCCAGAAGAGGGGTCATGGCACTATCGCCGTTGTCCAAATCCAGTGTCCTGGCTAAGTCGGCAAATCAATTCCACGCTTCGAGTTTCAAGGGTGTCGGAGCTGGATAAatcgcagagaaaagagggtCACTCTCTTAGTCCGCATGCATCCTTCCCGCGTTCTGGTTCCTCGACGTCGAGACCTGCAAAGGCGAAGGTGAACGGGTGCGAGTCTCCGAAGCAACCCGTGGCGAGGTTCACGAAGAACTGGGTGGTGCCTCCCAGCTTGTTCTGTAAAACATCCtgcagtctgtctgctgAAGGTCTCTGTCCGCCGTGCTGctctgtcgcgtcttctgcatcAGGTTGCCTCGACTCTTCTGTCGCcatccctttctctctctcctcctcggtgGGCGCGTCCCAGTCAACGGCGGTCGGCAGGCTAgttgtctcttcgcttcttgcgGAAGGCGCACCCAGAACGCGGGGTAATGGTATGCAGCAGGAAAGTGAAACGGGAAACCCAGGGGGCTCTGCAGATGGGCTGTCTTCGCCCTCCGAAATTATCTCGGATTCACCTCGTTCTCCGTCGGAACATGACACAAACGCTCACTTTTTCCGCCACGAATCtcacttcccttctctgtttttggaAGCAAAAAGCGGGCCTCGAGCCGAACCTTCAGTGCCCATTGAAGACGGGAGTCAATGTGggacagaaaaagaatgCAGGCAACTGGGTTTTCTGGATTTACCTGGCCGGATGAACCCCGATTCCCCGTGTGTCTGCGCAGCGTGTGGATCTCGCCCGTTCTCGAATTtcaagagaaacgaagcgcaggccagcgacagagaacaaaCGGGCCGAAAAGATGCGAAGCAGCTTGAACAAGAGGTGAGACGCGATTCAGCACACTGCGCGAAACAGGAAGGAACAAACGGAGCACGCGCAACCGTTTTGAAAAGGACTCCTCCGCGTCTTTGCTGCTCCTTGACCAACTCCGTTCCGGCCCAAGCTTATGCAGGAGATGTGTTTACCCATGAGCAAATGGAAAACGTTGACTTGGCATTCAAGACTTCACACGAATCGGCGGGAGCGTCGCCTTGTGTGTGGcaacaaagagagaacgaggcagagaaTACACGGAGAAGACCTTCGTTGGTATATCCGTCTCAGAGACCTCTTGCCGAGACGAAGGGGGAAGGCAAGTGCCTTCCGAGTCTCTCAAACgctcagaagaagagagacaccctGGATAACCCAGTGAGGAacagtgaagagaaggcggagagggagaacgaagaaagggaaaaggTCTCAGGTATCGACTCCGCTGAATGGGTTTTAGAACGAAACAGTTTCACTcatggaagagaagaagcgcacaAGCGAGAGGGCAGACACTGGAAAGAGGAAGGTCAACGACAGGAGAAGGGTCGTCGAAAATGTCCGGACTTCCTATCGCGAGGGTCTGAGAGATAtagagacgaggaaaaagaaggcaaCTCTGTGTCTTCAAGGCGTTTCTTGCCGGGGAGACTGCGGCCGAAGACCAAATGGAaggcgttttcttcctcttctccacgtcctgctctgtcttctttgccttccgCTGGGCCTTTCTTACCGTCTGCTCTACCCCCTTattcgtgtcttcttcctttctctcatCCGTCATTTTGTCCTTCCGCTCGTGTGTCACCTTGTTCACCTTCCGGTGTGTCATCCCCGCTTCACCAGAGTGCGTCAAGGGAAGGAGTTCGAGACGTCGGTTGtcagttttttctttctgtcacCTTGCCACTGCCGTGCACCCTTCTACCGGAGGACGTTGCGGCAAGTGtagagagagtcgagaggaaggaggaccGAACAGGGGAAGATGGAGTGTCCAAACATGTCGCTACTCCGGATCTGCCATCTTTGGCTACGTTTGTGGCTGGCGAGCCGAGTTCTTTCCTGCGAACTcaaggacagagagaacaggaaggtccagcagaagacgcgggaACGGACACGGAACAAAGCGGAAAGTTTCTCGGAGAAATAGGTCGAGCACAAGAGAAGCAGGTGGAGGAGCAGAGCCAAGAGGAGGGtgagggggagagaggggcaGGAGAGTGCGAAGCGGAAAAAGAGCAAAagcacgagagaagaaaggaatgGTCAGGAACCAccggagaaacgagggaTGAGCGAGAACCTCCACGAGGGCGCAGGAACCCGAAAAATAGAGAGGAACAGGGAAACGCGTCTGCATTCTCTTGTCCACGTCTGCAGCAGAACGGGGCGGTTGTCATGGTTCAGGCTCTCTACGACTTGAGTCAAGAGCATCTCCTCCTCCCCGCTTATCACGTGTACGATAAGTCTGGCGTTTTCCAAGGACTCCTGCCGTTTGCAGCCTTCATGAAGACCCAAAGTCGCTCGTGTTTCAACTCGATGCCTGGTGCGAATGGACACATGAAGCAAGAAAGAGCGAACCAAGAGGGGCGAGAGAAGTCGGCGGGCAGACACCCGAAGAACAAGGCACCGGGGCCGGCAGATCAGTGCTCAGATAGTATCGAAGTGCCACCGAAAGATCGTCGCCGCCAAGAGAGGGCAAGTTTTACGGGGATCGGGACGGAGTGTAGGGTCAGTAGgagtggaagaaagaaaagaataGCCGAACAGAACGAACGGGAGGAGAGCAACGAAGCCTTTTTTCAGCAAACCATCGTGACACCTCTCCCGGTACTTTCTCTGCGGCAACTTGAATCTCTCCATAGCGCCGTAGCTCGAATGTATGGAAGCGAGGCGAGCAATAAGGGTCTCCTTTGCGCCCCCCGAAAGCAACTCCTGTCATATAGCTCTCCGCTCTTATGTTCTTCCCCCTCTATTTCCTCTCCGGGTCCTGTCTGTTCTCCGCGCGGCTGCTCTGCTCGAATGTCTTCTGCGTATGCGGCCCCTTTCCAGTGGCCGCTCCTGTCTTGTACCTCTTCAGATTCCTACTCCTCCCCAAggttttcttgttcttcctctcctccggaTTCGGCGTCAGTCGCTGCCGGGCATTTCCGCGTTCGTCTTGGCGCGGGCGAAAATGGTGGGGGAGGCTTGCAGCTAGTTGGCCGGCAGGAGGTGGTAGCGGCTGTTCGGGGAGGCACAGGAGAATGCACGAAGAAAGACCGCCatgaggcagaggagagaagacggttTGACGGGGAGACGGtcgaggtggagaaggacgCGCAGCGACCTGTCGGAAGTGGTAGgatgagaaagagacggagaagaaggaaagagagtaGGGCTGGCGAGTGCGCAGATTCAGCTGAGAACGCAAGAGCGTGTACAGAAGGAcaaagcgagaaggcagagaaagatgcGGAGGAAAGCAACGGCCCTCCACATCCAAAACGAGCAGAACTGAAGGCGCTCCGGGGGGTTTTCGCCGCCCTCTGTTATATGGCCTCAGCCCTAAGGCATGAAccagagaaggacgagaagtgCAAGTCAGATTCCGCCAGTCCCAGCCTTCTCGACAGCACACAGAGCACAAGTACAATCAGCGGCCCCATTGAAAATATCGCTTAG
- a CDS encoding hypothetical protein (encoded by transcript TGME49_319312) yields MAFSSAATEDPPSGGTPGLDRSGSRAGHHQNASTPGEKPSDSSREEGGASSSSRRDSIGIKRSNPSPSHSRRPSTASRESSASSFLSSSTVLPKKRDADEAEGGSSPQVSLLSDRKPEDEDSANSRSSSFFRCPGSPAGLDDWATTQTGVPGQRKQTRRGSVNREKSTSGREGERIASGQSSRGRRVSLGVNIFDGPVGGKSGSRRSSLTNPQNKLLLSREEDGGGRDSTQIRPSGTGSPTTGSRRTSLQLQQQKQQLLQLQQQREEREREKNLLVQKLKAMKEKGGESAGAERGNGVAEGSEEANMENELSREQRDTTEDTKTSDEGKWRSSETAEIGKDGETQNTEPANRPPEVADCQKFEWELTPQAIPYHQQGNPLFDSPAELDARRQLREHPAIQNVLAEIWQVFQKDKNDCISRHEYTNVLMRICLVLLPTLSTESALAIIDNDWRRDSHGSPSLTFNLFRDAFFELADLWTPVVDGEAYATFLSKLFKRITVQQITRRDSVEKIRVVPRIVVRFRTKKAPSSIQESPPSSNRTVVSLVRRPTDEPRMTAEWTHEEAKELQEAIEQGASEADALAFEEDVVHSPLPLLLPDTLAIQTVWAEKEEIAPLGAAAQAMVDSVLRQSVLRSREEDEQNGQAEKEREDRDRKQEGEAQRKQPRAAVYHRAVSGPPTGECGWPFARRMRDGADYRRVLQNKWAGVEENQKTDERIERVAVADREGGEEPDRDNEKELGDTGGDDTDSGDRERDAREDGNRDDKGGEEGEKGDLGRQGESQKTWNAGTVERGASATPEAFGWPLRNSSYFQSPEEMRDPLNVAHERSKLRRGRGNVQRPSHALALTVSLGAVPKVVVVDGEAALSNQTSNGDAFVITTPDDGLFEALEAKEGERAGGAGDDAGGQSTRTPRILFRSQSDPLLLGEERGSKVFNWLAEGSLLLEAAGSVARRTAESLKTLVSLVTCSATPRSAATLSSKGGTARGGERRTGEPPSSSPPLTPPPEDPSGPPYVHEALSASDAGPGLLERDMVNLAITPKQAIVVAGPGIPEKSNLAYKLARKLGLEWLQPEYLLQSLGRLSRQLLSPLAKRLLRQLQTGKTVSTSDSLRLASEFMASRRARAAGYVLELPSDSPRAIERFLKATKEVSGKLAINWGEFLARQALEGIREAEEGEWEEEEKKKEDARQSEEQNMEGTVAGREDEEVKNRGSSRRESCGEEAMQEEERTDFFLEESWRETGDEREEKAGLEDVNGFAGNEKGGERGISERDHNSGPWTGEEHEKAEAAENRGGGPVSRHPEDATSQDENQRDKDALPNSNGQGETKDGRKTGGSQNGLKQGDAPETEAGDGISSSKNTEKEGGYQLPREQKSTTEDEADADATSSAGTNKQPSEDESRSRDPDEQSQEEGEKDAKDGTSAAFAEGQCDEAHAEKNEETAPDMGEEELGGLKPQQEGRLPSASLLGDEGEEEEADQKRTLPASEEGPEDGETREEREGEEHLEGGENAGEEEREEGEREEEEREEEERAEEEREEEERAEEERAEEERAEEEGEEGEREEGEREEGEGRGEDESDEGEDEGEHEEVDEKQEAQEALEKALQAGEKMPNPLMDVYPREVVLVQVESEDADAIAKSFG; encoded by the exons ATGGCGTTTAGTTCTGCAGCCACTGAAGATCCCCCGAGTGGTGGCACACCAGGTCTAGATCGCTCTGGAAGCCGAGCAGGGCACCACCAAAATGCGTCGACACCGGGTGAAAAGCCTTCAGATTCTTCCcgcgaagaagggggagcttcgtcctcgtctcgtCGAGATTCAATTGGAATCAAGCGGAGCAATCCCTCTCCGTCTCATTCTCGCCGACCTTCAACTGCTTCACGAGAGTCCTcggcttcgtctttcctctcgtcgtCCACTGTCCTGCccaagaagcgagacgccGATGAGGCGGAGGGAGGGAGCTCTCCAcaagtttctctcctctctgacCGGAAGCCTGAGGACGAAGACTCGGCGAATTCTCGCAGTTCCAGCTTCTTCCGGTGTCCCGGCTCTCCTGCCGGCCTAGACGACTGGGCAACTACACAAACTGGTGTGCCAGGACAACGGAAGCAGACTCGGAGGGGGTCAGTgaaccgagagaagagcaccAGCGGGCGAGAAGGTGAACGGATTGCTTCCGGTCAGTCTTCCCGTGGCCGCCGAGTGAGCTTGGGAGTGAACATTTTTGATGGTCCTGTCGGCGGCAAAAGTGGAAGTCGAAGATCATCCCTGACAAATCCGCAAAACAAGCTTCTTCTATCtcgagaggaagatggagggggaagagacagcactCAGATTAGGCCTTCTGGCACCGGGTCGCCGACAACCGGCAGCCGCCGCACGTCTCTTCAGCTTCAACAACAGAAACAacagcttcttcagctccagcagcaacgcgaagagagggaacggGAGAAGAATTTACTCGTGCAGAAGCTGAAGGcgatgaaggagaaaggcgggGAAAGCGCCGGGGCGGAACGAGGAAATGGAGTGgcggaaggaagcgaagaggccAATATGGAAAACGAACTATCTAGAGAGCAGAGGGACACCACTGAGGACACAAAGACAAGTGACGAGGGCAAGTGGCGGAGCAGTGAGACTGCAGAGATCGGAAAggatggagagacacaaaacacaGAGCCTGCAAATCGACCACCGGAAGTCGCCGACTGCCAGAAATTCGAGTGGGAATTGACCCCTCAGGCAATACCCTATCATCAACAAG GAAATCCTTTGTTTGACAGTCCTGCAGAGCTCGACGCCCGACGCCAGTTAAGGGAGCACCCGGCGATTCAGAATGTCCTCGCGGAAATTTGGCAGGTGTTCCAGAAGGACAAAAACGACTGTATTTCTCGACATGAGTACACGAAT gTCTTGATGAGGATTTGCTTGGTTCTTCTCCCCACACTTTCGACCGAGAGCGCGCTGGCAATCATCGACAACGACTGGAGACGAGACTCCCACGGAAGTCCGTCCCTGACTTTCAACTTGTTCCGCGACGCGTTCTTCGAGTTAGCAGATTTGTGGACCCCCGTGGTTGACGGGGAAGCCTACGCGACGTTTTTGTCGAAGCTCTTTAAACGTATAACAGTTCAACAAATCACGCGAAGGGACTCCGTGGAAAAGATTCGAGTTGTTCCTAGAATCGTCGTTCGCTTCCGAACCAAGAAAGCC CCGTCGTCGATCCAAGagtctccgccttcgtcgaACAGGACCGTTGTCTCGCTCGTCAGACGCCCGACAGACGAGCCTCGCATGACTGCTGAGTGGACCcacgaggaagcgaaggagctTCAAGAAGCGATTGAACAAGGCGCGTCCGAGGCAGATGCACTCGCCTTCGAGGAAGACGTCGTCCACTCGCCGCTTCCTTTGCTCCTTCCTGACACGCTGGCAATTCAGACTGTGtgggcagagaaagaagaaattgCCCCCCTCGGTGCTGCGGCACAAGCCATGGTCGACTCCGTTTTGCGGCAGTCTGTGCTGCGATcccgcgaggaagacgagcagAACGGACAggcggaaaaggagagagaagaccgagacagaaaacaggaaggagaagcgcagagaaagcaaccaCGTGCGGCTGTCTATCATCGCGCGGTTTCTGGACCTCCGACAGGCGAATGCGGCTGGCCCTTCGCTCGACGAATGCGGGACGGTGCAGACTACAGGCGCGTCCTCCAAAACAAGTGGGCCGGAGTGGAGGAGAATcagaagacagacgaacgCATAGAAAGAGTAGCGGTGgcggacagagaaggcggcgaagagcCAGACAGAGATAATGAGAAGGAATTGGGAGACACAGGCGGCGACGACACAGACAGCGGAgatcgagaaagagacgccagagaagatggaaacagagacgacaaaggcggcgaggaaggagagaaaggcgatcTGGGGAGGCAGGGGGAGAGCCAGAAAACATGGAATGCCGGAACCGTCGAGAGGGGCGCCTCCGCGACACCTGAAGCCTTTGGTTGGCCACTGAGGAATTCCTCGTACTTCCAGTCTCCTGAAGAAATGAGGGACCCCCTGAACGTGGCgcacgagagaagcaaactgaggagagggaggggaaACGTTCAACGACCCTCACACGCGCTCGCTCTCACCGTCAGTCTGGGCGCAGTGCCGAAGGTTGTTGTCGTCGATGGAGAAGCTGCGCTGTCGAATCAAACGTCGAACGGAGATGCATTTGTAATTACGACTCCAGATGACGGACTCTTCGAGGCgttggaggcgaaggaaggcgagagagcgggAGGAGCTGGCGATGACGCCGGCGGCCAAAGCACACGGACCCCACGGATTTTGTTTCGGTCCCAAAGTGATCCCCTTCTGTtgggcgaagagagaggaagcaaagtTTTCAACTGGCTGGCTGAGGGTTCGCTGCTTTTGGAGGCGGCTGGTTCTGTAGCGAGAAGAACAGCCGAGTCCCTCAAAA ctcTCGTTTCCCTGGTGACGTGCTCCGCGACGCCTCGAAGCGCCGCCACTCTGTCGAGCAAAGGCG GAACTGCGAGAGGAGGTGAGAGAAGGACGGGAGAacccccttcttcctcgcctccgcttACACCTCCTCCTGAAGATCCCTCAGGGCCGCCGTACGTACACGaggctctctctgcctcagaTGCGGGTCCAGGTctcctcgagagagacatggTGAATCTCGCCATCACACCGAAACAAGCCATTGTGGTCGCAGGACCGGGGATTCCCG aaaagagcaaCCTAGCGTACAAATTGGCACGGAAACTCGGCCTGGAGTGGCTGCAACCAGAGTATTTGCTGCAGAGTCTTGGTCGGCTGTCCAGgcagcttctttctcctctcgcgaaAAG ACTGCTTCGTCAGCTGCAGACCGGGAAAACAGTCTCAACGTCTGactctctccgcctcgctTCCGAGTTCATGGCGAGCAGGCGGGCGAGAGCGGCCGGCTACGTCCTTGAACTGCCGAGCGATAGTCCGCGG GCAATCGAGCGTTTTCTgaaagcgacgaaggagGTCTCAGGAAAGCTGGCCATTAACTGGGGAGAGTTTCTCGCGCGCCAGGCACTCGAGGGCATccgcgaggcagaggagggagaatgggaggaagaagagaagaaaaaggaagacgcgAGGCAAAGTGAAGAACAGAACATGGAAGGAACAGTAGCAGGacgagaggacgaggaagtgAAGAACAGGGGGTCGAGTCGGAGAGAGAGTTGTGGGGAAGAAGCGAtgcaggaggaagagcggacCGATTTTTTCCTGGAAGAATCAtggcgagagacaggggacgaaagagaagagaaggccgGGCTCGAGGATGTGAACGGATTTGCTGGAAATGAGAAAGGGGGCGAAAGAGGGATCAGCGAGCGCGATCACAATTCCGGTCCCTGGACGGGTGAAGAACATGAGAAAGCCGAGgccgcagaaaacagaggggGAGGGCCAGTGTCGAGGCATCCAGAGGACGCGACATCACAGGACGAAAACCAAAGAGACAAGGATGCTCTGCCGAATTCGAATGGccaaggagaaacgaaggacgGACGAAAGACTGGAGGCTCTCAGAACGGATTGAAGCAGGGCGACGCCCCAGAGACGGAAGCCGGAGACGGTATCTCTTCCTCcaagaacacagaaaaggaaggaggcTATCAACTGCCtagagaacagaagagcaCGACAGAGGATGAagccgacgcagacgcaaCCTCCTCTGCGGGAACGAACAAACAACCGAGTGAAGACGAGTCGCGGAGTCGAGACCCGGACGAGCAGAGccaggaagagggagagaaggacgcaaAAGATGGCACATCAGCGGCATTCGCGGAAGGGCAATGCGACGAAGcacacgcagagaaaaacgaagaaacagcacCCGATATGGGTGAGGAAGAGCTAGGGGGTCTAAAGCCTCAACAAGAAGGACGCCTgccctctgcttccctgcttggagacgagggagaagaagaggaggcagaccAAAAACGGACTCTGCCCGCGTCTGAAGAGGGACcagaagacggggagacacgagaggagagagaaggagaagaacatctcgaaggaggagagaacgcaggagaagaagagagagaggaaggagagagggaggaagaagagagagaggaagaagagagagcggaagaagagagagaggaagaagagagagcggaagaagagagagcggaagaagagagagcggaagaagagggagaggaaggagagagggaggaaggagagagggaggaaggagagggaagaggcgaggacgagagtGACGAAGGGGAGGATGAGGGGGAACATGAAGAAGTTgacgaaaaacaagaagcACAAGAGGCGTTGGAGAAAGCTCTGCAAGCAGGCGAAAAGATGCCGAATCCGCTTATGGATGTGTATCCGAGAGAGGTGGTTCTCGTACAAGTCGAATCCGAAGATGCGGATGCCATCGCGAAATCGTTTGGGTAA